The nucleotide window CGGAGAAGTGGTAGACTTTGATCTCGATCGCAGGGGGAACAGTGTCATTGTGGTTCACCCGTGAACCTGGGACCATCCAGGCTTCGCCGTCTGGCTGGACGTTGCCCTCGGCATCACAGCCTAGTACCCATCCCGCGTCGGTATGGAGGAAGATACTGAGTTTGCTCACGTCCGTCTGCTCCGGACAGGGAATAAAGACTTTGACCGGGGTCGAGAACACCGTCGGCGGGTCGAAGTTCAGGGCCGTGCCTACGGCCTCCATCCCATCCACAGTCAGAGATGGAAGCTCATCCACAGGTCCGAACGCCGGCGCTACCGGCTCGGAGCTGTTGTAGCAGATTTTGGCTCCAATCAGGTCGCTGGAGCCAGCCTGAATACCGGTATTATATTCTCCTTCGAGGGCAGGATCGTTCTCTTCCAACGCCCTGGTGTCAGGCATGCTGGCCTGAGCGTCGGCATGCTCCTGCTCGGTTTCAATAGTGATAGTAAAGCTGGCCTGGGTCATCCAGTCTTGCCTTCTATCCTTGGCATCAACCAGGAAGGTGATATCCTGGCCATAGGGGAAATTCCCCAGTTCTTTCTCCTGGGATCTGTCATACACTACCCAGAGTCTGGTTACCCGGGTATCGTCCTTCAGGGAATTGAGCTTTACTGTCCTTACAACATCGGTACTGCTCAGGTCCCGTTCATAGGGCGCACCATCACCAGCAATTATCGTAAACTTGACGCTGGTTGTATCCGTGAGGTCTATTCCATCCTGATCTTCAAGGAGAACGCAGAAGGAGGTATTATCGGGAATGCGTGCATTTTCACTATCCCCTGCCTTGGAGCGTTTGAGACTTTTCTTTCCCTCAGGAATATTTTTCTTCACCTTCGGGGGAGTAGGTAGTGGAGATGTATCATCATTAAGAGTAGTTCCATTGAGGTATTCCTCACGGTTACTCCAGCCGTCATGGTCAAGGTCGCCATCCGGCCCGTCGATTCCTGCTGCGCTGAGAGGGCTTAATGCATATGCAACTTCCCACCCATCGGAAAAGCCGTCAGAATCCGTGTCGGAAGAGCCAGGCTCGGTGCCCAGGGCAAACTCCTGAAGATTGCTCAGCCCGTCATTGTCTGCATCCTCGGTGGGGTTGCTCACTCCCTTGGCAATTTCCCAATCATCGGCCATCTGATCGGCATCATTATCGTTAATCACCACCGAGGCCGGGCTCAGCGGGTTACCTGCCGCATCGGTGATGCCGCTTATAGTCAGGGTATAGATTTTCCCGGCTGGGATGGAAGACAGGGACAGGCGGTAGGTGCTGCCGCTGAGGCAGGCAATATCATTCGATTCACCAGAGCTGGCAAAGCTTAAAGAAGGACTGAAGCTATAGCGGGCTTCATTCGTAACTCCTGCTAAGCTTGCCTCGCTGTAGGTGATATCGATTGTCTTATTGCTGAAATCAACCACAGGATGCCCCTGGATAGAGGGTGCAGTATTATCCACACTGAACAGGTATCCGGCATGAGATTCCACCATGTTGCCAGCCCGGTCCGATCCCATGAACAGAATCGAGGGTGCTCCCTCATATCCTGAAGGTATGGTAATAGAGTGAACCCATACCTTGCTATCCCCTGTGGCAGTCATATTTGCGGTTACCACATCCGCTGCTGCGTAGGTGACCGTCAATTGGGGCGTATCCGATATCTCCTCGCTCAGGGTTGCAGTTATTTCAACCTCATCCTGAGGCCGGTATGGGCCGGGCTTACTCAACGACAGGGCCACTTCGGGTGCTGTGGTATCAACAGTAATATGCAGCTCTGGAGAAGGATCCGAGACATTGCCTGCTGCATCGATCTGTCTTGCGGTAATCACATGGGCTCCGGCAGACAGGGCTATATCCAGCGAAAACCCGATGCTTGATACCATGCCGGTAGCCCCGCTCATGGCAATGCCATTATCATACAGTCGTACCATTGCCAGGTCCTCGCCGGAACCCGTAATAGTCAGTCCGGATGTATTTCGGGTTACATTATCACTATCGCTGATTCCAGAGTCATCGTCTGCTGCCAGATCCATATCTGCTGGTGCAGAAGGAGCTGTGGTATCAAGAATAATAGATGAACTATCATTGGGATTAGTCCCGGCAAGGTATTCCTCACGGTTACTCCAGCCGTCATGGTCAAGGTCGCCATCCGGGCCATCGATTCCTGCTGCGCTGAGAGGGCTTAATGCATATGCAACTTCCCACCCATCGGAAAAGCCGTCAGAATCCGTGTCGGAAGAGCCAGGCTCGGTGCCCAGGGTAAACTCCTGAAGATTGGTCAGCCCGTCATTGTCTGCATCCTCGGTGGGGTTGCTCACTCCCTTGGCAATTTCCCAATCATCGGCCATCTGATCGGCATCATTATCGTTAATCACCACCGAGGCCGGGCTCAGCGGGTTACCTGCCGCATCGGTGATGCCGCTTATAGTCAGGGTATAGATTTTCCCGGCTGGGATGGAAGACAGGGACAGGCGGTAGGTGCTGCCGCTGAGGCAGGCAATATCATTCGATTCACCAGAGCTGGCAAAGCTTAAAGAAGGACTGAAGCTATAGCGGGCTTCATTCGTAACTCCTGCTAAGCTTGCCTCGCTGTAGGTGATATCGATTGTCTTATTGCTGAAATCAACCACAGGATGCCCCTGGATAGAGGGTGCAGTATTATCCACACTGAACAGGTATCCGGCATGAGATTCCACCATGTTGCCAGCCCGGTCCGATCCCATGAACAGAATCGAGGGTGCTCCCTCATATCCTGAAGGTATGGTAATAGAGTGAACCCATACCTTGCTATCCCCTGTGGCAGTCATATTTGCGGTTACCACATCCGCTGCTGCGTAGGTGACCGTCAATTGGGGCGTATCCGATATCTCCTCGCTCAGGGTTGCAGTTATTTCAACCTCATCCTGAGGCCGGTATGGGCCGGGCTTACTCAACGACAGGGCCACTTCGGGTGCTGTGGTATCAACAGTAATATGCAGCTCTGGAGAAGGATCCGAGACATTGCCTGCTGCATCGATCTGTCTTGCGGTAATCACATGGGCTCCGGCAGACAGGGCTATATCCAGCGAAAACCCGATGCTTGATACCATGCCGGTAGCCCCGCTCATGGCAATGCCATTATCATACAGTCGTACCATTGCCAGGTCCTCGCCGGAACCCGTAATAGTCAGTCCGGATGTATTTCGGGTTACATTATCACTATCGCTGATTCCAGAGTCATCGTCTGCTGCCAGATCCATATCTGCTGGTGCAGAAGGAGCTGTGGTATCAAGAATAATATCTGTATTATCGGCAAGGTTATTATTGGATGGCAGTAACAAATAGCAGATACTTCCACTGTCATTACCCAGTGTCGCACCAATGGAAAGCGTAAGAGAGGTTACGTTGAGATCATTGGTCGTATCGCCTGTCTGAATTACATAATTTACATTTTTACTGGTCAGGGAGGTGAAGGGTGTTATTTCGGCTATATGGCCAGTATTCAGGGTAACAATCAGGTTGCCGTTTGCCAGCGTCACTGGTTCTGAAAAATTTATGGTAATGGGAATATCTTCCCCGACCGTAAAGAGGCCATTATATGGTGAAGTAATACCTGTTATTTTGATAGGTCTTACCTCATTGGAATATTCACTCTCAAGCCCCTGGGTATCATAAGCGGTAACAGCAAAGCGGTAACTTTGCGTATCGCTTAAACCGGTAAGTGTGTAACTGGTGACTTTACCTGCATCGATTGGCGAATTGCCTTCCACCGCTCCTGTTCCATCATACGGGCTGCCAGCAGAACCAGTGGAATAATAAATCTTATAACCGGCAATGTCCGGTTCGGAGTTTTCGCTCCACTCAAGGGTAACATCCATCGTGTAGGCCAATGGTATATGGCAGAAGAGGAAGATAACAGTAGCAACCAGAATCATCATCCAGGGCAGTTTGAAATTCAGCGCGCTTCTCATGACAGGTCTCTCCTAGTAGGGACATTTAATTTTTTTTTGCACTTCTTAACTAAGAGTCAATTGGATGCCTCCTCCATGTCTAAAATTTTTCTGTTAGCTATAAGAGCAAAAGTTATACCAAACGATTTAATTTGAAATTTATTTGGCATTAAGCAAATTTCCTATTCGATTTCATTTTCATTATTTTCTGGAGCATGCTGTTACAATCCAGGCTGCGGAAATTATCCGACTACTCAATGGCTTTGCAGCATCCAAGGAAAGCAGCATCCCGCCGCCGTACTCTAAAGCGGCTTCCCCAAGGCTATGGGGTTTTGCTGCATAAGGCAAGCAATGATCGATCGCATAATTATTTGACTCGCAGGTTACTCAGATGTCTCAGCTAGCAGGAGAAATATTTCAAAATTGGTATTGCCTCGCAAACATATTTGTAATCCGGTGACAAAAGTGTAATTTTCCAGAATACCAACTTGCTTTATTCACTCCATATTACGGGTGACACAGAACATTAATCGCTAAAGCGCCTGGTAGCGAAGGCAGCTTATACCATATTGATCGGGCAGTTTGATTTGTAAATCGGTCCTTTTTTCGCCCGCAGATTTTACCGCTCTAGTAAAAAGGTCCAGGGGTTATTATTTATGAACATATACTCCATTCCAACATTAGTGAATTGCATATCCATTCCTCTCTTTGCTTCTCTTGTCCTGTACCAGGGGCGGCGACATTTTGCCAATAAGGTCTTTTTCCTGGCTATGCTCAGTGTCGGTGTCATGGAATTTGGTAACTTTATGGTTCTGAATTCTCAATGTGCAACGGGAATACTGTATTGGAGTCGAATCAGTCTGGTGGGCTGCTGCCTTATCCCTGCAAACTGGTCCTTGTTCAGCACGGTTTTTGCCAGAAGCAGTTATGAGATAATACCGAAAAGATCAATAATTATTATTTCTTTTGTCTATATCTTCTCATTTTGTTTTCTCTTTTTCATCCCCTCCGACCTTTTCATTTACCTGCCATCCACCTCTTTGAAGGAAAATATTATCCTTTTAGGAACCGTAGGACGAATCTTCACCGCTTTTCTTCTCCTGACTATTGCCTTTATCCTGACCAATCTGGAAATGGTTTACCGGGATTCGGGGAACAAGAAGTGGAAGATAAAATACAGCATCATAGGGTTATTCACCGCCTTTACCTATTACGTTTATCTTGTCAGCCGGATAGCCCTTTTCCAGTTTATGGATCTGACCTATCTTCCGGTTGGCTCGATAGTTATTTTTATCTGCCTGTCACTTTTAGCCTTCAGTTTTATCAGACATCGATTGATGAATGTCGAAATATTCGTTTCCCGGCAGGTGTTTTACGGATCTTTTACCCTTTTAGCGATCAGTGTTTATCTTATTCTGGTAGGTTTTACCGGCGAATTGATGAAAATTATCGGGATAAATTTTAACCTGGTATTTTACCCGGTTCTTGTTCTGGTAAGCCTCGTGGCCTTATCGGTCTTTTGTTTATCGGAAAAAAACAGGAACACGGCCAAGAGGTTCATTGACCGGCATTTTTACCGGAACAAGTTTGACTACCGGTTCGAGTGGATTGAGCTAACCAACAGAATCAGCTCCGTTACCGATCTGAATGATTTATTGGTAAAGTTTATGGAACTGATAGCTGAAACAATGTGTGTGAGTGAAATCATGGTTTGGCTGTATGATGACGATGATAAAAAATTCCACGTATCGGGTTCCCGGCATCTGCCGAAATCCGAAATGGTGATTGACAAAGATAGCCCTTTAATCAAGTACCTGGAGGAGAAAGCCGGGCCCTTTTCCATTTCCCTGAGTCGCGGAGTGTCTGACAGCAAATTGGCACACGTGTACAGCAGGTATAAGGAGGAAATCTGGAACAGATACAGAGTCTCCACTATCAGTCCCCTGATAGTCAAAGATGAGCTTATCGGTTTTCTTACTTTAGGGGAGGAAGTAACCGGAGCAGTTTATAACTATGAAGACTACGATATGCTCAAGACCATGTGTCATCAGGCAGCAAGCGCCATTATGAATATCAAACTGTCCGAACGCATTGCCTATGCCAAGGGAATGGCTGTAATGAATAAAGTTTCAGCTTTTGTCATCCACGATTTGAAAAATTTCGTTTCAATGCTCTCCCTGATAGTTCAAAACGCCTCACATAATATGGATAACGTTGAATTTCAAAAAGATGTTTTGGAAACAATTTCAAAGACAATAGGAAATATGAATAAACTCATGGTCAGGATTTCCAGCCCCATCGAGGAAATAGTGCTCAATAAGACAAAAGTCAGTCTTACCGCATTGGTGAAGGATGCTATCCAAAGTACCGGTTTAGGCATGGACGGGATTGAGGTAGCCGAGGATTATGCAGATTTGCCGCAAGTATATCTGGACCATGAAAAAATCCAAAGTGTAATCCGTAATATCATTATTAACGCCCAGGAGTCGCTGAAAGGAAGCGGAAAAGTTTCAATTTCGACCTTTTCCAGGGACAGGAATGCAATCATTGAAGTAAAAGACAATGGGCCTGGAATACCGCGGGAATTTTTGAACAATAAGCTCTTTAAACCTTTCCAGACAACGAAAAGGAAGGGACTGGGAATCGGCCTCTATCAATGCAGGCAAATTATTGCAGCCCATAACGGCAGGATAGAGGTGGAAAGCGAAGAAGGAATGGGCGCCAGTTTCCGGATATATTTACCTGCTGAGAATTAAAACGTTTCACCTTTTTCCAGTAATCCAAAGGTAATCATGAAAGGAGAAAAAGCAGTGGAAACCACAAAAGTATGTCTATCGTATGGCATTATTGGTATGATTATGCTGTTTGTCAGTGTAGTCCAGGTAGGAGCAGTTCCAACTCTCCAACTCTATATGCCGGATGGTATCTATGCACAATCAAGGAAGATCAATGGAGTAGAGATTACCGATAGCTGGCTGACTTTCCAGGATCCTTTCAGCCTTGTGGTTGCCGGAGCAACTCAACCTGCCAGGGTCGATGTAATCAGGGATGTAACTCTCTGGATTGCCATTCAGGAGCAGGATTATCTCAATAATCCATCTGGTTCTGTTATCGTTCGAAATTCCTCCGGAAGTATCATGAACCCGAGTGGTCCATTTCAATTTGGGACTCCTGATCCCTTATCGCCACATGGCATCTATGATGCCTATTATCTGGAATATCGATTACCTGACCTCGAGGTTGCCAGTGCTGGCGAGTCTGTCTACGATTATAACACCAATTTCGATCCCGATAATCCAGGTACCGCTGACACGGGGGATCTTCAATTTTATACGGTTTCTTATTCAGGCTTCTTCTGGCTGCATCTGGACCTGAGCGGAGTCGCGTGGGACTTGGACGGAAGGGGGAGAAGTTGGGAGAGAGTTTCTCCGTATTCACACGATGCTGATGGACCTGGTCCAGGAGGTCCCGCTGTTCCTGAGCCTTCCACGTGCTGGCTTTTTATCTTTGGTGCAATCTGTTTGGCAGGAAAAGGAATATTGAGTGCAAAAAAATTTTTGGCCTGATGAATTGAGAGAGATTAAAGAATATCAAAATGGATCCCTGTTTTTCAGGTAAGCTCTCAGGAGGGAGAGAATGAGTAAGCCTAAATTACTTGTTGTTGACGATGAAGAATATATTTGCAAACAGCTCAAGTGGGGGCTTAATAGCGAATATGAAGTTATTATAGCTTATGAGAGTAAAGATGCTCTGACAAAGTTCAGTGAGTGTAAACCGGATATCGTAGCGCTTGACTTGAATTTATCTCCTGCGGATGATCATGAGCAGGGTTTTAAGGTGCTCGAAGAAATCATCCTGGGTGACCCCCACGCAAAAGTTATCATGATAACCGGTCACAATGGCAAAGAGAGTGCCATAAATTCCTTACGGCTCGGTGCCTATGATTATTATGTCAAACCTATAGACCTGAACGAATTGAAAGTCATTCTCAAGCGTGCCCTCTATATCAGGATGTTGGAGATGGAAAACGAGCACCTGCAAACCCGAACCATTGAAGATGGGGAGTCGTTTGGCATCCTGGGTAATTGCAGGAAGATCAGAGAAGTCAACAAGGTGATACGGAAAGTGGCGAAAACGGATATAGCGGTCCTTATTCATGGAGAAAGTGGAACGGGAAAAGAACTGGTAGCTCGTGCTATTCACCGGCAGAGCAACAGGTCAAATGAAGCATTTATCCCGATCGACTCCGGGGCAATCCCGGAAACGCTCCTGGAAAGTGAATTATTCGGCCATGAGAAAGGGGCATTTACCGATGCTTATGGCAAAAAAATTGGGAAAATCGAGCTTGCTCATAAGGGGACCCTGTTCTTTGATGAGATAGCGGAATTGCCACTTAATTTACAGGTCAAGTTATTGAGATTTTTACAGGAGAAAAAGATACAGCGGGTTGGCGGGATTGAATTCATACCCATAGATGTGAGAGTTATCGCCGCCAGTAACAAGAACCTGGAGCAGGAAATACAAAAATCAAATTTCCGCGAAGATATTTTTTACCGGCTCAATGGAATAACAATTGAATTGCCTCCGTTGCGGGAAAGAGAGGATGACGTTATCGTAATAGCTGACGCTTTGCTGGAACAATTTTGTAAAGAGATGGGAATAGCTGGAAAAAAGTTGAGCCCCCAATCGGTTAAGTCTATCAAGGGATATGGATGGCCAGGAAATGTAAGGGAATTGGAAAACAGGTTAAGAAGGGCACTCGCTCTATCGACCGGCAAGTACATCATGCCTGAAGATTTAGGCATTGGTCATGGCCGGAGCGCGAGGGAAGTAAAATTGACCCTTAAGGATGCCCGTGAGAGGATGGAGAAAGAGATGCTCCTCAGCAACCTGAAAAAATATCATGGCAATCTCTCGAAAGTGTCAAAGAGCCTCGGTGTGGCACGATCTACCGTGTATGATCTTATGGATAAATACGGCATTGATTATAATATAACCGATCGTTAATCTGCTCCTCATCCTCAATTGGCAGTTTTCTCTCCACCAGTAAAGATTTCGTCTACCCTGGATTATCCCCGCCAAACAGTCCCTGTATGGCCTGCTCACCCTTTACCCTGCCGCCGGGAAAATACCCGAAAGTCCATATCCTTGGAAAAGATATTATGAGCATACTCCAGGGTTGCCAGAAGCCTCTCATCAATGGAATTGTCCTCAACCTGCCGCAGGAGCATGTCTGCCCAATGGATATGCCGCATAATGCGCATTTGTGAATAGTGGGCAGCCTGGCCGGTTTCAATGAGAAATCCCCAGTCACTGCTCTGGGCCAGCATCAGCTCGCGGGCAGCCTGGTTCAGTGCCCGCTCCTCGGTGCCCCTGGCCATGCGTCGTTCCCCGGCCAGCCTGGTCATCAGATCGATGAGCCTGAACAGGTGCCGGTATATCCAGGCATTCGACTTATCAGACCGCCCGTTCAACCAGGTGGCAAAGAAATCTCCCTCTCCCCAGCTCGATATCCCCGGAGTGAGACGCTGGTGGTGGTGCTGTTCGGACAGGTACTCTGAGGGTGTTACCGGACGCACCTCAGTCTGGTCATAGAGCATTTTTTTGAGGACCAGCTCCAGCCAGTAAGGACCTTCCTCCCACCAATGGCCGAACAATTCTCCATCGTAAGCGGAGAAAAAGACGGGCTTGCGGCGGTTTTTCTGCCAGAATTCGATGGTCTGCGCTTGCCGGTCGCGGACAAACTGACCTGCATGGTCCGCCGCAGCCTGGGCCGCCCAATCCGGCCGGTAATAATCCTTTTTATCCAGCGGCACATCTTTACCAGTCACCCGGTAATACTTCAATCCGCTGTTCCTTCGAACCCCGGCGACCTTGAAATATTCGGGAATATAATCCCAGTCAGCATCCCAGACCACATCCCGGTACCATTCCTTGTATCGCGGATCACCGGGAAAACCATGCCGCCTTGACCAGACCTGCCCTTTGGTCTTGTCATCAATACCGAAGATGCACAGCCCGGAATTTGTAACTACCGGGGCATTGATATCATAAAAGCAGCGGGTATCCCCCTGGCGAAGACCATGAGTATTAACCACGGTCCAGCGAATCCCTTCGGAAAGTAAAAAATCGTCCAGAGCGGGGTGGTAGGCATTTTCCGGCAGCCACATTCCCTGGGGCATCCGGCCAAAGACCCGCTCATATTGCCGTATGGCTGTATGGACCTGTGCCTGCACCGCTTCAGGATAGTGAAGGTAGAAGGGAAGAATGGCGTGGGTAGCTGCACAGGTAATAACCTCCAGTTTCCCCTGATTCTGAAAATCCCGAAAGCCGCGGGTGATATCTCCGCCATAGGCCTCGAAAACCCTTCTGGCCTGAAAAAGCCGGTGAAGGGTCTGCTCCACAGTCTGGCGGAAGGGTTTATCCCAGGAGTTGGCATATTCTTTTTCGGTGAAAGCGATCAATTCACGAAGATGTACCCGGTAGCGCTTCTGCAGCAGGGTATCCTGCAGCATGCTGATCAGAGGAGGGCTGAGACTGATGGTCACCCGAAAATCCATCCCCCCCTTTTCCATACTCCAGAAGACTAAAAGAAGCTGGGTATAGACCGAGGTTATTGCTTCAAACAGCCATTGCTCTTCAAGGAAAATCTCATGCTCGGGATGCCTGACAAAGGGAAGATGGTTGTGCAGGAGAAGAATCCAGTACCCCTTTTCTTCCTCCGTATGGAGAACCTGGCCATGCTTTCGATACCAATAATAATTGTATCGCCACTTTTCCTGCGGCATGTTCACCTCATGGGAGGGGTCGGCGAGACGGATTTCCCTCCAGTCCGCATACCGCTGCTCCTTTTGCTCCTGTCCCCGCGGCATCCGGATGCGGTTCGATCTGGCCACCATCTCGAAGTTCGTGGTATTGCGGGTCTTATAACCAAGCTCAGCCACGTACTCGTGATCAGGAGCCAGGTTCAGCCAATAGCTGGTTTTATCTCCCAGAAAATCGTCAACCTCGAATTTGTTATTATAATTGAAGCCGTTGAATTCTCCCTGCCCATCCACCTGATAGACCCGCATTACCAGATAATTCCGGTCAAAAAAAAGGTCTCCGAATTTCTGCCTGAGGCTTTCTTTGGTATTTTCCCCGACTTCGTATATGGCGCACGCTGAACGATGATCTTTGGGCAGGATCCACAGGTAGGTCTCGTTATAATTTTCCTTCAATACAGGTTCATCCTGTAATATTGAAAGGTCTATTGCCTCGAACACTCTCATAACCCCCACACTCCTCATCTAATTTCAAAATAACCAAGATTATTTTTAAATTCATATGGAATATGCAAAAAGAATATGCTTAGGCTAATATTTCTTTTCGGTAGAATTCATGAATAATCTCGGAAAAAATCTCAGCGTGGTGAATATTTTTTGTGCCTGAACTGACAAGGAGAGAAGGGACAGACATTTTCTGTCCTTGATTACAAAATGGTAATCGAGTGAATGACCATTTTGTTATCTGAGGATTGCACCTTGGTCAGATGGAGATCAGCAGACCGAACGGGTAGCGAAAAAACCAGCAAAATTCAGATGTTAGCTGCTGAAAAAATTCTTTTATGCTCTTGTCGCCACAAGGCATGCTTTATGCGATATAAAGAAACCAAAAGGCAGTGATTAAAGAAAATAAACGGCTGGATTCAATAAACCAATGTTCATCAAGTCTCACAAGAATAAGGAGGTAATCAGATGGAAAGCCTATGGTATAATCTGATCGATGCATTCGGTGATCTGGTTATTACTGTTCCCATGAAGCAAGTTGTTCTCCTGATTGCCATAAGTGTTTTCTTCATCCTGATAGGCAGGTTCAAGTCCGCTTTGATAGCTAACCTGACTTTTATCTTCCTGTGGACGTGCATTGCCAGTAAAGCCCTTTCGGGCAAGTACACCATTGCCACTATTGCTCCTTTTGCCACCAGCTATGCGGTAATCGGCAGTGCAATCTTTTTCGGTGTTGCCTTGATGATCTTCTATGCCATATCTGAGTAGAAGTTGTTAGTGGCCAGTGGTCAGTGATCAGCAGGGAGAAGAGAGGGGTCGGGAGTCATAAGACAGAAGTCTGGTGCCAGGAGTTAGAAGTCAGAATAGAAGCCTTTGGCTGCATTCTGATTCCGGGAATCTAACTCCTGGTTTTTTTATCCGGATGAACCTGTATCAGTAAAAATCCTCCCAGAAGGAAAAATATTACCAGAGATACAATTCCGTACCGGCTCGATCCCGAAATCTGACCGACCAGTCCGAAGAGGGCAGGTCCGACAATACCGGCAAATTTGGCGCTGATATCGTAAAAGGCGAAAAACTCCGCTGACTGGCCCGCAGGAATCATCTGGCCAAAGAACGACCGGCTCAGGGCCTGACATCCTCCCTGGACCAGAGCTACCAGGACGGCCAGCATCCAGAAGTGGAATGGTGTCCGCATGAAATACCCTCCGATGGCTGCCAGAGTGTAAACGGACAAACCCAGCAGGATGCAGGTTTTTGTCTCCAGGAATCGCGTTGCCCAGCCGAAAATCAGGGTGAAGGGAATCCCCAGGAACTGGACCAGCAGGATAGCACCGATGAGATGCTTTTGAGCGATTCCGATCTCTGCGCCGAATATGGTGGCCATGATGATGATTGTTCCGATCCCGTCATTATACAGCCAGTAGGCAAGCAGGAACTTCCATACCTCCCGGTACTGCCTGACCTTATGAAACGTCATGGAAAGGCGGTGCAATCCGGCCAGAAACGGACTTTGACCATGCTTGACCCCATCCCGCCGGGGCTCGGAAACCCGGATAAAGATAGGGATGGAGAAGATGGCCCACCAGAGCGATACGGTCAGGAAAGAAATCCTTGAGCCCCACTGGGGTGTAGCCAGACCAAACCACAAGGGCTTGAGGATCATGGCCAGGTTCAGGGCCAGCAGCAGCCCTCCTCCGAGATAGCCAAGGGCATAGCCAAGACAGGATATCCGGTCGAAATCCTCTTTCTCAGCTACAAACGGCAGCAGGGAATCGTAGAATACATTTCCGCCGCAAAAGCCTATTCTTCCCAGAATATAGAGGAACGATGCCAGCGGCCAGTCTCCCCTGCCTACGCCTGCCAGCAGGCCGGTAGCCAGGACGCCGAGCAGGGCAAAGCGAAAAAGGTAACTCTTTCGCTTTCCCGTCGCATCGCCCATGGCCCCGAGAATGGGAGACAGGAAGGCGATGATCAGCATGGCGACTGTATTCGTGTATCCCCAGTAACTGCTGGCCCGGTTGCCGGGCAGAGTCGCGGCAGCCACGGTACTGTAGTAGACCGGCAGCACGGCAGCCATGATCGTGGTGGCAAAAGCCGAGTTTGCCCAGTCATACAGGCACCAGCTTACCGCGGAGAGCCTATCCGTATTCAGAGCTTTCGAA belongs to bacterium and includes:
- the prsR gene encoding PEP-CTERM-box response regulator transcription factor, translated to MSKPKLLVVDDEEYICKQLKWGLNSEYEVIIAYESKDALTKFSECKPDIVALDLNLSPADDHEQGFKVLEEIILGDPHAKVIMITGHNGKESAINSLRLGAYDYYVKPIDLNELKVILKRALYIRMLEMENEHLQTRTIEDGESFGILGNCRKIREVNKVIRKVAKTDIAVLIHGESGTGKELVARAIHRQSNRSNEAFIPIDSGAIPETLLESELFGHEKGAFTDAYGKKIGKIELAHKGTLFFDEIAELPLNLQVKLLRFLQEKKIQRVGGIEFIPIDVRVIAASNKNLEQEIQKSNFREDIFYRLNGITIELPPLREREDDVIVIADALLEQFCKEMGIAGKKLSPQSVKSIKGYGWPGNVRELENRLRRALALSTGKYIMPEDLGIGHGRSAREVKLTLKDARERMEKEMLLSNLKKYHGNLSKVSKSLGVARSTVYDLMDKYGIDYNITDR
- a CDS encoding 1,4-alpha-glucan branching protein domain-containing protein, with protein sequence MRVFEAIDLSILQDEPVLKENYNETYLWILPKDHRSACAIYEVGENTKESLRQKFGDLFFDRNYLVMRVYQVDGQGEFNGFNYNNKFEVDDFLGDKTSYWLNLAPDHEYVAELGYKTRNTTNFEMVARSNRIRMPRGQEQKEQRYADWREIRLADPSHEVNMPQEKWRYNYYWYRKHGQVLHTEEEKGYWILLLHNHLPFVRHPEHEIFLEEQWLFEAITSVYTQLLLVFWSMEKGGMDFRVTISLSPPLISMLQDTLLQKRYRVHLRELIAFTEKEYANSWDKPFRQTVEQTLHRLFQARRVFEAYGGDITRGFRDFQNQGKLEVITCAATHAILPFYLHYPEAVQAQVHTAIRQYERVFGRMPQGMWLPENAYHPALDDFLLSEGIRWTVVNTHGLRQGDTRCFYDINAPVVTNSGLCIFGIDDKTKGQVWSRRHGFPGDPRYKEWYRDVVWDADWDYIPEYFKVAGVRRNSGLKYYRVTGKDVPLDKKDYYRPDWAAQAAADHAGQFVRDRQAQTIEFWQKNRRKPVFFSAYDGELFGHWWEEGPYWLELVLKKMLYDQTEVRPVTPSEYLSEQHHHQRLTPGISSWGEGDFFATWLNGRSDKSNAWIYRHLFRLIDLMTRLAGERRMARGTEERALNQAARELMLAQSSDWGFLIETGQAAHYSQMRIMRHIHWADMLLRQVEDNSIDERLLATLEYAHNIFSKDMDFRVFSRRQGKG
- a CDS encoding MFS transporter, producing the protein MTDELQGHSKALNTDRLSAVSWCLYDWANSAFATTIMAAVLPVYYSTVAAATLPGNRASSYWGYTNTVAMLIIAFLSPILGAMGDATGKRKSYLFRFALLGVLATGLLAGVGRGDWPLASFLYILGRIGFCGGNVFYDSLLPFVAEKEDFDRISCLGYALGYLGGGLLLALNLAMILKPLWFGLATPQWGSRISFLTVSLWWAIFSIPIFIRVSEPRRDGVKHGQSPFLAGLHRLSMTFHKVRQYREVWKFLLAYWLYNDGIGTIIIMATIFGAEIGIAQKHLIGAILLVQFLGIPFTLIFGWATRFLETKTCILLGLSVYTLAAIGGYFMRTPFHFWMLAVLVALVQGGCQALSRSFFGQMIPAGQSAEFFAFYDISAKFAGIVGPALFGLVGQISGSSRYGIVSLVIFFLLGGFLLIQVHPDKKTRS